The Chlorocebus sabaeus isolate Y175 chromosome 16, mChlSab1.0.hap1, whole genome shotgun sequence genome window below encodes:
- the PEX12 gene encoding LOW QUALITY PROTEIN: peroxisome assembly protein 12 (The sequence of the model RefSeq protein was modified relative to this genomic sequence to represent the inferred CDS: inserted 2 bases in 2 codons): MSWAYSDTTEXLRVGWLLSSHDWKGXFSGSQLDRIASPTVTLCPEVQHLTSYPFAHTTSTQVRVNFVINLLETPLRLQNRSFFPSSFLPLRLSFEFQILCRKFTFKTEHASDTLPPEKVHAHGRVCGKSESQYTQEAMAEHGAHITTASVADDQPSIFEVVAQDSLMTAVRPALQHVVKVLAESNPTHYGFLWRWFDEIFTLLDLLVQQHYLSRTSASFSENFYGLKRIVMGDTHKSQRLASAGLPKKQLWKSIMVLVLLPYLKVKLEKLVSSLREEDEYSIHPPSSRWKRFYRAFLAAYPFVNMAWEGWFLVQQLRYILGKAQHHSPLLRLAGVRLGRLTVQDIQALEHKPSKASMMQQPAWSVSEKIKSALKKAVGGVALSLSTGLSVGVFFLQFLDWWYSSENQETIKSLTALPTPPPPVHLDYNSDSPLLPKMKTVCPLCRKTRVNDTVLATSGYVFCYRCVFHYVRSHQACPITGYPTEVQHLIKLYSPEN; encoded by the exons ATGTCCTGGGCTTACAGTGACACGACTG TCCTTAGAGTCGGCTGGCTTTTGAGCTCTCACGATTGGAAAG GGTTTTCTGGTTCGCAGCTCGACAGGATCGCGTCCCCCACAGTCACGCTCTGCCCTGAAGTGCAGCATTTGACAAGTTACCCCTTCGCACATACCACTTCCACCCAGGTCCGAGTTAACTTTGTTATTAACCTTCTTGAGACTCCCCTCCGCCTCCAGAACAGGTCTTTTTTCCCCAGTTCATTTTTGCCCTTAAGATTGAGTTTCGAGTTTCAGATATTATGCAGAAAGTTTACCTTTAAGACTGAGCACGCATCTGATACCCTTCCTCCCGAAAAAGTTCATGCTCACGGGAGAGTTTGTGGGAAAAGTGAAAGCCAGTACACACAGGAAGCTATGGCTGAGCACGGGGCTCACATCACAACTGCTTCTGTAGCCGATGACCAGCCATCCATCTTTGAGGTGGTAGCACAGGACAGTTTAATGACAGCAGTGAGACCCGCTCTTCAGCATGTGGTCAAG GTTCTTGCAGAATCAAATCCCACCCACTATGGCTTCTTGTGGAGGTGGTTTGATGAAATCTTTACTCTGCTAGATCTTCTGGTCCAGCAGCATTACCTGTCTAGAACCAGTGCCtcattttctgaaaacttttatGGCTTAAAGAGAATTGTAATGGGGGACACTCACAAGTCTCAGAGACTGGCTAGTGCTGGTCTCCCAAAGAAGCAGCTTTGGAAATCAATTATGGTCCTGGTTCTTCTTCCCTATCTGAAAGTGAAGCTGGAGAAGCTGGTTTCTAGCCTGAGAGAAGAGGATGAATATTCTATTCATCCCCCTTCTTCCCGCTGGAAACGATTTTACAGAGCCTTCCTGGCAGCTTACCCATTTGTGAATATGGCCTGGGAAGGATGGTTTCTTGTACAACAACTTCGATACATCCTAggaaaagctcagcatcactcaCCACTGCTGAGGCTGGCTGGAGTTCGGCTAGGTCGACTGACAGTTCAGGATATACAAGCTCTGGAGCACAAACCATCTAAGGCCAGTATGATGCAGCAGCCAGCCTGGAG TGTTAGTGAGAAGATAAAGTCAGCTCTGAAGAAAGCTGTGGGGGGTGTTGCCTTATCCCTGTCTACTGGCCTTTCTGTGGGTGTATTCTTCTTGCAGTTCCTTGACTGGTGGTACTCATCTGAAAATCAAGAAACCATCAAGTCATTGACTGCCCTGCCTACTCCACCACCACCTGTACACCTAGACTATAACTCTGATTCTCCCCTCTTACCCAAAATGAAGACTGTGTGCCCACTGTGTCGTAAAACCCGGGTGAATGATACTGTTCTTGCCACCTCTGGCTATGTGTTTTGTTACCGCTGTGTGTTTCATTATGTGAGGAGTCACCAAGCTTGTCCCATCACAGGTTATCCAACAGAAGTACAACATCTGATTAAACTCTACTCCCCCGAGAACTGA